The following nucleotide sequence is from Streptomyces leeuwenhoekii.
AAGGAGGCCAAGGCCAAGGACCCGGACTACGTGGCGCCGCCGTCGAACCCGACGACGATGGTCACGGAGCTCGCCCAGCTCTCCTCCACTGACCCCGCCGCCCGCGCGGCTCTGGCCGAGCAGGGCATCACCCCCGAGAACTGGTGGGCGGTCAACACCCTCAAGTTCGACGCGTACCGCACGATCGAGACGGACATGGCCGGCGCCGCGGTGACCGAGGCCTCCGGCATCGCCGACGACGCCCAGCGCGACGCGATCATCACCGGCGCCATCGTCGTGATCGCCCTGCTCGCCGCGTTCATCCTGGCCGGCATGGTGGCCCGCCAGATGAGCCGCTCGATGCGCCAGCTCCGCAACGCCGCCTTCGGCATCGCCGAGCAGCGCCTGCCGATGCTGGTCGACCAGCTCTCCCGCACCGACCCCGGCCGCGTCGACACCCGCGTCGCCCCGATCCCGATCACCTCCACCGACGAGATCGGCGAAGTCGCCCGCGCCTTCGACCAGGTCCACCGCGAGGCGGTCCGGCTCGCCTCCGAGCAGGCCCTGCTGCGCGGCAACATCAACGCGATCTTCACCAACCTCTCGCGCCGCAACCAGTCGCTGATCGAGGGCCAGCTCACCCTGATCACCGACCTGGAGAACAACGAGGCCGATCCCGACCAGCTCGAGAACCTCTTCAAGCTGGACCACCTCGCGACCCGTATGCGCCGCAACGGCGAGAACCTCCTCGTCCTCGCCGGCGAGGAGCCCGGCCGCCGCTGGGACCAGCCGGTGCCACTGGTCGACGTGCTGCGCGCCGCCTCCTCCGAGGTGGAGCAGTACGAGCGCATCGAGCTGTCGGGCGTGCCCGACTGCGAGATCCACGGCCGTGCCGTGACCGACCTCGTGCACCTGCTGGCCGAGCTGCTGGAGAACGCCACCACGTTCTCCTCACCGCAGACCAAGGTCCGCGTCACCGCGACCCGGCTGCCCGACGGCCGCGTGATGGTCGAGATCCACGACAAGGGCATCGGCCTGACCGCCGAGGACTTCGCGGACATCAACCACAAGCTGGCCAACCCGCCCACCGTGGACGCCGCGATCTCGCAGCGCATGGGCCTGTTCGTGGTCGGCCGCCTGTCCGACCGGCACGGCATCCGCGTCCAGCTCCGTCCGTCGGGCGAGCAGGCCGGCACCACCTCGCTGGTCATGCTGCCGGACGCCATCACGCACGGCGGCGGTGGCGAGCAGCAGGCCGACCGCGACGAGTTCACGGTCTCCCAGATCATCCCGGAGCAGAACGTCCGGCGCGAGGACCTCCCGCAGGCGCCGGTGCGGACGGCCGCGGAGCTCGGCTTCGACGACAGCCGCTACAGCGAGGTCCCCGACGACCTGCGCGGGCTGGACCCCGTCGGCCGTTCCCTGCTGCGCGAGGGGCGCCGCGCGGCCCTGGAGGCCCAGTCGCACGGCCAGCAGGACGGGCAGCCGGACCACCACGCCCAGGAACCCGCCGAACCGGCCGCGTACCCCGACCAGTTCACCGGTCAGCACCCGCAGCCCGGCTACGACGACGGCCAGCGCGGCTTCCAGCAGCAGCACCCGGGCACGTACGACGAGCAGCAGTCGGCCTACGACACCGGACAGCACCAGACGCCCTACGACACGGGGCAGCACCAGACGCCCTACGACACCGGACAGCACCAGACGCCCTACGACACGGGGCAGCACCAGACGCCCTACGACACCGGACAGCACCAGACGCCCTACGACACGGGGCAGCACCAGACGTACGGCGAGCAGCACTTCGCGCCGGAGGCCGGCCTGCCGCAGACGGACGGCTTCCCGTCCGGCGGCGGCTACCCCGACGCCGCGTACGCGGAGCCGTACCAGGGCGAGTCCCCGGCGGCCGGCACCGGCGCGACGGATGGTTTCACCGCCTTCGAGCAGCGGCGCCGGCAGGACGACTGGCCCCAGCAGGACGGCTACCAGAACGGCTACCCGACCCAGTACCCTGCACAAGCCCCGGAAGCGGAATCTGCGCAGGCCGCTGACGCCGGTGAGGCGGACCACGTAGGCTTCGACCGTCCGGGACCGGCTCCCTCCGCCGCCCACGAGCTGACCGACGCCGGACTTCCCCGCCGCGGTTCCACCGGGGGCGGTCCGGGCGAGGCGCAGCCCGCGCAGCAGGAAGCGCCGGCTTCCACCCCGGAGACCAGCGGTGACCGCGACTGGCGTTCGGCCAACGACGAGCGCTGGCAGCAGGCCGCTCAGCTCCGGAAGCCCAAGGCGGGCGGGGTGACCTCCTCCGGCCTGCCGCGGCGGATCCCCAAGGCCAACCTGGTCGACGGCTCCGCCGAATCCACCCCCCAGGGCGGCCCACAGGTCTCCCGAGCCCCGGAGGACGTCCGGGGCAGGCTGAGCAACCTGCGGCGCGGCGTCCAGCGAGGCCGCAACGCAGGCAGTGAAACGAACGGCCAGGGCTTCGGTCCTGACAGCACCTACAACCAGGAGCGTTAGTGTGAGCCCGATGAGCCAGGCGGCACAGAACCTGAACTGGTTGATCACCAACTTCGTGGACAACACCCCGGGGGTGTCCCACACGGTGGTGGTCTCCGCCGACGGACTCCTTCTGGCGATGTCCGAAGGCTTCCCGCGCGACCGCGCCGACCAGCTCGCGGCCGTCGCCTCCGGTCTGACCTCGCTGACCGCCGGTGCCTCGCGCATCTTCGAAGGCGGCAACGTGAACCAGACGGTTGTGGAGATGGAGCGAGGATTTCTCTTCATCATGTCCATCTCCGACGGTTCCTCGCTCGCGGTACTCGCGCACCCGGAGGCGGACATCGGCCTCATTGGGTACGAGATGGCCCTTCTCGTGGACCGCGCCGGAACGGTCCTGACTCCGGATCTGCGTGCGGAGCTCCAAGGGAGCCTTCTCAACTAAAGGACAGACGGTGCGTTTTGGCGTCCCGGGGCCGTAAGGTTTCGGGACGCGGCTCCACAATGATGGGTGCCAGGCACAGTCGGAGGAGGAGAAAGTGGCAACACCCCCAGGCGGTTCGTCGTCGGGCAATTGGTCGTACGGCCCTGCACAGGGACCCGGCGACGGTTCCCAGAACCGGTACAACTTCCCCTCCATCCCGAACCACGGCCAGCCGTACGTCCCGCCGGTCCCCGGCTCTTCGCCCTACGACCAGCCGTACGACCAGCCGCAGGCCCCGCGCATCCAGCCCGTGCAGCCACCGCGCCGTACCCCTGAGCCGGCGCCCTCCGGGGCGTCGAACAATCCCCTGGTGCGTCCGTACGCCATGACGGGCGGCCGTACCAGGCCGCGCTACCAGCTCGCCATCGAGGCGCTGGTGCACACCACCGCGCAGCCGCACCAGATGCAGGGCCAGTTGCCCGAGCATCAGCGGATCTGCAACCTCTGCCGAGAGATCAAGTCGGTCGCCGAGATCTCGGCGCTGCTGACGATCCCCCTCGGCGTGGCCAGGATCCTCGTCGCCGACTTGGCGGAGGCGGGACTGGTCGCCATCCATCAGCCCGGCGGCGACGAGAACGCCGGCGGCCAGCCAGACGTGACACTGCTCGAAAGGGTGCTCAGTGGACTTCGCAAGCTCTAGCGGCGGTCCTTCCCGCTCCACCACCTCCGCGAAGATCGTGGTGGCGGGCGGCTTCGGCGTGGGCAAGACCACGTTCGTCGGCGCCGTCTCGGAGATCAACCCGCTGCGCACGGAGGCCGTCATGACGTCTGCTTCGGCGGGCATCGACGACCTCACCCACACCGGGGACAAGACGACCACGACGGTCGCCATGGACTTCGGCCGCATCACCCTGGACCAGGACCTGATCCTGTACCTGTTCGGCACCCCCGGCCAGGACCGCTTCTGGTTCATGTGGGACGACCTCGTGCGCGGCGCCATCGGCGCGGTGGTCCTGGTCGACACGAGGAGGCTCGCCGACTGCTTCCCCGCCGTCGACTACTTCGAGAACAGCGGACTGCCGTTCGTCATCGCGCTCAACGGCTTCGACGGCCAGCAGCCGTACTCGCCGGACGAGGTGCGCGAGGCCCTGCAGATCGGCCCGGACACCCCGATCATCACCACCGACGCCCGCCACCGCGCGGACGCCAAGTCGACGCTGATCACGCTCGTGGAGCACGCCCTGA
It contains:
- a CDS encoding nitrate- and nitrite sensing domain-containing protein, which encodes MRRSKNSPEPSTARGNFTPPPRTAAPAPVPGPEPTAASAPSGGRLSPRNWRVTTRLNAILLIPVLVGLVMGGFQVKSSIDTWQEAEDAEKTARLVQTSLAYADALYNERDVSAAPLLQGKGQDDQSVVKVRKATDKAADAFDRAAQEMPEKPGLERRLKLFREQEPKLQMLRASAYTSKLKGVETQEGYTQVAHPLMEFANELGLGTGNITSYGRTVYAMGLTKAALSLERSIGMQLLVKPGPEPSHLASQRVALSSYAYLERIAMEEYLGGGTEEDAEKLEEAEAKVRADGAALAKEAKAKDPDYVAPPSNPTTMVTELAQLSSTDPAARAALAEQGITPENWWAVNTLKFDAYRTIETDMAGAAVTEASGIADDAQRDAIITGAIVVIALLAAFILAGMVARQMSRSMRQLRNAAFGIAEQRLPMLVDQLSRTDPGRVDTRVAPIPITSTDEIGEVARAFDQVHREAVRLASEQALLRGNINAIFTNLSRRNQSLIEGQLTLITDLENNEADPDQLENLFKLDHLATRMRRNGENLLVLAGEEPGRRWDQPVPLVDVLRAASSEVEQYERIELSGVPDCEIHGRAVTDLVHLLAELLENATTFSSPQTKVRVTATRLPDGRVMVEIHDKGIGLTAEDFADINHKLANPPTVDAAISQRMGLFVVGRLSDRHGIRVQLRPSGEQAGTTSLVMLPDAITHGGGGEQQADRDEFTVSQIIPEQNVRREDLPQAPVRTAAELGFDDSRYSEVPDDLRGLDPVGRSLLREGRRAALEAQSHGQQDGQPDHHAQEPAEPAAYPDQFTGQHPQPGYDDGQRGFQQQHPGTYDEQQSAYDTGQHQTPYDTGQHQTPYDTGQHQTPYDTGQHQTPYDTGQHQTPYDTGQHQTYGEQHFAPEAGLPQTDGFPSGGGYPDAAYAEPYQGESPAAGTGATDGFTAFEQRRRQDDWPQQDGYQNGYPTQYPAQAPEAESAQAADAGEADHVGFDRPGPAPSAAHELTDAGLPRRGSTGGGPGEAQPAQQEAPASTPETSGDRDWRSANDERWQQAAQLRKPKAGGVTSSGLPRRIPKANLVDGSAESTPQGGPQVSRAPEDVRGRLSNLRRGVQRGRNAGSETNGQGFGPDSTYNQER
- a CDS encoding GTP-binding protein; this encodes MDFASSSGGPSRSTTSAKIVVAGGFGVGKTTFVGAVSEINPLRTEAVMTSASAGIDDLTHTGDKTTTTVAMDFGRITLDQDLILYLFGTPGQDRFWFMWDDLVRGAIGAVVLVDTRRLADCFPAVDYFENSGLPFVIALNGFDGQQPYSPDEVREALQIGPDTPIITTDARHRADAKSTLITLVEHALMARLR
- a CDS encoding roadblock/LC7 domain-containing protein, whose amino-acid sequence is MSQAAQNLNWLITNFVDNTPGVSHTVVVSADGLLLAMSEGFPRDRADQLAAVASGLTSLTAGASRIFEGGNVNQTVVEMERGFLFIMSISDGSSLAVLAHPEADIGLIGYEMALLVDRAGTVLTPDLRAELQGSLLN
- a CDS encoding DUF742 domain-containing protein → MATPPGGSSSGNWSYGPAQGPGDGSQNRYNFPSIPNHGQPYVPPVPGSSPYDQPYDQPQAPRIQPVQPPRRTPEPAPSGASNNPLVRPYAMTGGRTRPRYQLAIEALVHTTAQPHQMQGQLPEHQRICNLCREIKSVAEISALLTIPLGVARILVADLAEAGLVAIHQPGGDENAGGQPDVTLLERVLSGLRKL